A region of Brevundimonas sp. NIBR10 DNA encodes the following proteins:
- a CDS encoding YebC/PmpR family DNA-binding transcriptional regulator, producing MAGHSKFKNIMHRKGRADAVRSKLFSKLSRDITVAAKSGMPDPALNPRLRLAVNNAKAESLPKDVIQRAINKAAGGDVDTMEEVRYEGRGPGGVGIIVEALTDNRNRANSNIGTAFKKNGGALGEMNSVAFMWDKVGQIIYRAEAGTEDAVMEAAIEAGAQDVESDLVKPDIYEDAPGHTIWTAFEDLNEVAEAMSKILGDAKSTAIVWKPQSEVPITGEHVTTLMKLLDALDAEDDVQNVYSNESISDEDLAKLG from the coding sequence ATGGCCGGTCATTCCAAATTCAAGAACATCATGCACCGCAAGGGACGCGCCGACGCGGTGCGGTCCAAGCTGTTCTCCAAACTGTCGCGCGACATCACCGTGGCGGCCAAGTCGGGGATGCCCGATCCGGCCCTGAACCCGCGCCTGCGCCTGGCCGTCAACAACGCCAAGGCCGAGAGCCTGCCCAAGGACGTGATCCAGCGCGCCATCAACAAGGCGGCCGGCGGCGACGTCGATACGATGGAAGAGGTCCGCTACGAGGGGCGTGGCCCCGGCGGCGTGGGCATCATCGTCGAGGCCCTGACCGACAACCGGAACCGCGCCAACTCCAACATCGGCACGGCCTTTAAGAAGAACGGCGGGGCATTGGGCGAGATGAACTCGGTCGCCTTCATGTGGGACAAGGTCGGCCAGATCATCTACCGCGCCGAAGCGGGCACCGAGGACGCCGTGATGGAGGCCGCCATCGAGGCCGGCGCCCAGGACGTCGAGAGCGATCTGGTCAAGCCCGACATCTATGAGGACGCGCCAGGCCACACCATCTGGACCGCCTTCGAGGACCTGAACGAGGTCGCCGAGGCCATGTCCAAGATCCTGGGCGACGCCAAGTCCACCGCCATCGTGTGGAAGCCCCAGTCGGAGGTGCCGATCACGGGCGAGCACGTCACGACCCTGATGAAGCTGCTGGACGCCCTGGACGCCGAGGACGACGTGCAGAACGTCTATTCCAACGAAAGCATCTCGGACGAGGACCTGGCCAAGCTGGGCTGA
- a CDS encoding hemerythrin domain-containing protein, translated as MDITQLILDDHAEQRRLFAILEQIDATDVDALTKVWGRLSAFLDVHAEAEERFFYPELLKRGEGANDAEDGTVEGETEDAIEDHNKLRDAVAAANRLPVGSGAWIEAVGKANVVNSKHMGEEERQGLTDFRRRAPIAVRHELAVKFAAFEADHLLGIKPVNKDPEAYIEKHG; from the coding sequence ATGGATATCACCCAGCTGATCCTCGACGACCACGCCGAACAGCGCCGCCTGTTCGCCATTCTGGAACAGATCGACGCGACGGATGTGGACGCCCTGACCAAGGTCTGGGGCCGGCTGTCGGCGTTTCTGGACGTCCATGCCGAGGCCGAGGAACGGTTCTTCTATCCTGAACTGCTGAAGCGCGGCGAAGGCGCCAACGACGCCGAGGACGGCACGGTCGAGGGCGAGACCGAGGACGCCATCGAGGACCACAACAAGCTGCGCGACGCGGTCGCCGCCGCCAACCGTCTGCCGGTCGGATCCGGTGCCTGGATCGAGGCCGTGGGCAAGGCCAATGTCGTCAACTCAAAACATATGGGCGAGGAGGAACGTCAGGGGCTGACCGACTTCCGCCGCCGCGCACCGATCGCCGTGCGCCATGAGCTGGCCGTCAAGTTCGCCGCCTTCGAGGCCGATCACCTGCTCGGGATCAAGCCGGTCAACAAGGACCCCGAGGCCTATATCGAAAAGCACGGCTGA
- a CDS encoding potassium channel family protein, producing the protein MKAPARTPPPRTMKRHGLELRARLRYLYHGASPLAVRFRLTVVVIDFAIIAFFIAAPLLKEQGRSFYIIDYAIAALLAADLVARIAAYSDWKDWFKRPINWIDIVVLATLLFPAWALNFGFLRILRLWTLLNSDLFWRTVGHRFDNTKVEAVTRALAALVTFIFVATGFVYTSFRGGHPGLVGYIDALYFTVATLTTTGFGDVTLPGPWGRLLSIAIMLVGITLFLRLGQTLFRPHKVTYPCEDCGLTKHDPDAVHCKACGNILCIPDHGADH; encoded by the coding sequence ATGAAGGCCCCCGCCAGAACCCCGCCGCCCCGGACCATGAAGCGTCACGGCCTCGAACTGCGCGCGCGGCTGCGTTACCTCTACCACGGCGCGTCGCCCCTGGCCGTGCGGTTCCGGCTGACCGTCGTCGTGATCGACTTCGCCATCATCGCCTTCTTCATCGCCGCCCCGCTCCTGAAGGAGCAGGGGCGCAGCTTCTATATCATCGACTATGCCATCGCCGCCTTGCTGGCCGCCGATCTGGTGGCGCGGATCGCGGCCTATTCGGACTGGAAGGACTGGTTCAAACGGCCGATCAACTGGATCGACATCGTGGTGCTGGCCACCCTGCTGTTCCCGGCCTGGGCGCTCAATTTTGGCTTCCTGAGGATTCTCAGGCTCTGGACCCTGCTGAATTCCGACCTGTTCTGGCGCACGGTCGGCCACCGGTTCGACAACACCAAGGTGGAGGCGGTGACCCGCGCCCTGGCCGCCCTGGTAACCTTCATCTTCGTGGCGACGGGGTTCGTCTACACCAGCTTCCGCGGCGGGCATCCCGGCCTGGTCGGTTATATCGACGCCCTGTATTTCACCGTGGCGACCCTGACCACGACCGGGTTCGGCGACGTCACCCTGCCGGGGCCGTGGGGACGGCTGCTGTCCATCGCCATCATGCTGGTGGGGATCACCCTGTTCCTGCGCCTTGGCCAGACCCTGTTCCGGCCGCACAAGGTCACCTATCCGTGCGAGGATTGCGGCCTGACCAAACACGACCCCGACGCCGTCCACTGCAAGGCGTGCGGCAACATTCTCTGCATTCCCGATCACGGGGCCGACCACTGA
- the dapF gene encoding diaminopimelate epimerase gives MSRPFVKMNGAGNDFVVVNALDRPFTPTTEQVRALGDRKTGEGFDQLISIEPSETGDAFMRVWNSDGAMVENCGNALRCVGWMLLEAGSGERVAIDTLGGMTTASRAGDHRVTVDMGKPRLDWSEIPLSEEMDTRNIELQVGPIDAPLLHTPGAVSMGNPHVVFFVDQTPDDAFVRGSGSLVEHHPLFPEGVNVGFAHVLAPDHIRLRVWERGAGLTRACGTGACAALVVCARRGLTGRSARIDVDGGELHIRWDEATDHVFMTGPVEIERTGTLPF, from the coding sequence ATGTCCCGCCCTTTCGTCAAGATGAACGGCGCCGGCAACGACTTCGTCGTGGTCAATGCGCTGGATCGGCCGTTCACGCCGACGACCGAACAGGTGCGCGCTCTGGGCGACCGCAAGACCGGCGAGGGTTTCGACCAACTGATCTCCATAGAACCGTCGGAAACAGGCGACGCCTTCATGCGGGTGTGGAACAGCGACGGGGCCATGGTGGAGAACTGTGGCAACGCCCTGCGCTGCGTCGGCTGGATGCTGCTGGAGGCGGGATCAGGCGAGCGGGTCGCGATCGACACCCTGGGCGGCATGACCACGGCCAGCCGGGCGGGCGACCACCGCGTCACCGTCGACATGGGCAAGCCCCGGCTGGACTGGTCGGAGATTCCGCTGTCCGAAGAGATGGACACCCGCAACATCGAGCTTCAGGTCGGGCCGATCGACGCGCCGCTGTTGCATACGCCGGGCGCGGTCTCGATGGGCAATCCGCACGTGGTCTTCTTCGTGGACCAGACGCCGGACGATGCCTTCGTGCGCGGGTCGGGGTCGCTGGTCGAGCATCACCCCCTGTTCCCGGAAGGGGTCAATGTCGGCTTCGCCCATGTTCTGGCACCCGACCACATCCGCCTGCGGGTGTGGGAGCGGGGCGCAGGCCTGACGCGGGCCTGCGGTACCGGGGCCTGCGCCGCCCTGGTGGTCTGCGCACGACGCGGGCTGACGGGCCGGAGTGCGCGGATCGACGTCGATGGCGGCGAACTCCACATCCGCTGGGACGAGGCCACCGACCACGTCTTCATGACCGGCCCGGTCGAGATCGAGCGCACGGGCACGCTGCCCTTCTGA
- a CDS encoding MFS transporter, whose amino-acid sequence MTTADTATTEAAKDGPSLKTVVIASAAGTAFEWYDFFVFGSLATIVARHFFADAGETVAYILALLTFGLGFVVRPAGALVFGWFGDRTGRKTTFLVTITLMGVATVAIGLLPDYGQIGILAPILLLVMRMLQGFALGGEYGGAAIYVAEHSPREKRGLLTGWIQTTAALGLIGALSAILITRAIVGVEAFDEWGWRIPFLLSAFLLAVSLWIRLKLHESPAYQRMEAEGGERRAPFREAFGTWKNGKFVLIALFGIMIAQGAVWYCGYFYTRFFMERVLKIDVAIVDQLVLMITVASALLYVFFGWLSDKVGRKPVMIGGMILALVAFFPGFQALTKAANPALAQAQASSPVTVTADPATCALQFDPVGKTSFASSCDIAKSVLSNAGVSYANVGAPAGTVASVRVGSTEIASIDGLAMSKADLKTARAGVETQVKAALVQAGYPTKADPAQINRPLVFAILMIFIVAACALYGPQAAALVELFPTRVRYTGMSLPYNVGTGWIGGLLPAASFALVAWSGNIYFGLWYSVFFTAVAVLVAIFFLPETKGRDLDTVGD is encoded by the coding sequence ATGACGACCGCCGACACCGCCACGACCGAAGCCGCCAAGGACGGTCCGAGCCTTAAGACCGTGGTGATCGCCTCGGCGGCGGGGACGGCGTTCGAATGGTACGACTTCTTCGTCTTCGGATCCCTGGCGACCATCGTGGCGCGGCATTTCTTCGCCGATGCGGGCGAGACGGTCGCCTATATCCTGGCGCTGCTGACGTTCGGCCTCGGCTTCGTGGTGCGGCCGGCCGGAGCTCTGGTGTTCGGCTGGTTCGGGGACCGGACGGGGCGCAAGACGACCTTTCTGGTGACCATCACCCTGATGGGCGTCGCCACCGTGGCCATCGGCCTGCTGCCCGACTACGGCCAGATCGGCATCCTCGCGCCCATCCTGTTGCTGGTCATGCGGATGCTCCAGGGCTTCGCCCTGGGCGGCGAGTACGGCGGGGCGGCCATCTATGTCGCCGAACATTCGCCGCGTGAAAAGCGCGGCCTGCTGACGGGCTGGATCCAGACCACGGCGGCCCTGGGGCTGATCGGCGCCCTGTCGGCCATATTGATCACCCGGGCCATCGTCGGCGTGGAGGCGTTCGACGAATGGGGCTGGCGCATCCCCTTCCTGCTGTCGGCCTTCCTGCTGGCCGTGTCGCTGTGGATCCGGCTGAAGCTGCACGAGAGCCCGGCCTATCAGCGGATGGAGGCCGAGGGTGGTGAGCGGCGCGCGCCGTTCCGCGAGGCCTTCGGCACCTGGAAGAACGGCAAATTCGTCCTCATCGCCCTGTTCGGCATCATGATCGCGCAAGGGGCGGTCTGGTACTGCGGCTATTTCTACACCCGGTTCTTCATGGAGCGGGTGCTCAAGATCGACGTCGCCATCGTGGATCAGCTGGTGCTGATGATCACCGTCGCCTCGGCCCTGCTGTACGTCTTCTTCGGCTGGCTGTCGGACAAGGTGGGGCGCAAGCCGGTGATGATCGGCGGCATGATCCTGGCGCTCGTCGCCTTCTTTCCCGGCTTCCAGGCCCTGACCAAGGCGGCCAACCCGGCCCTGGCCCAGGCCCAGGCGTCCTCGCCCGTGACGGTGACGGCCGATCCGGCGACCTGTGCGCTGCAGTTCGATCCGGTCGGCAAGACCAGCTTCGCCTCCAGCTGCGACATCGCCAAGAGCGTGCTGTCCAACGCCGGGGTCTCTTACGCCAATGTCGGGGCCCCGGCCGGCACGGTCGCCAGCGTCCGCGTCGGTTCGACCGAAATCGCCTCCATCGACGGGCTGGCGATGTCGAAGGCCGATCTGAAGACCGCCCGCGCGGGCGTCGAGACCCAGGTCAAGGCCGCCCTGGTCCAGGCCGGCTATCCGACCAAGGCCGATCCGGCGCAGATCAACCGGCCGCTGGTCTTCGCCATCCTGATGATCTTCATCGTCGCGGCCTGCGCCCTGTACGGCCCCCAGGCTGCGGCCCTGGTCGAGCTGTTCCCCACGCGGGTGCGCTATACGGGCATGAGCCTGCCCTACAACGTCGGCACCGGCTGGATCGGAGGGCTGCTACCGGCCGCCAGTTTCGCGCTCGTGGCCTGGTCAGGGAACATCTATTTCGGGCTCTGGTATTCGGTCTTCTTCACGGCCGTGGCCGTCCTGGTCGCCATCTTCTTCCTGCCGGAGACCAAGGGGCGGGACCTGGATACGGTCGGGGACTGA